A single genomic interval of Mucilaginibacter robiniae harbors:
- the tatA gene encoding twin-arginine translocase TatA/TatE family subunit yields MGGLGTPELILILAAIVLLFGGKKLPEMMRGLGRGVKEFNEAKDANTSFKD; encoded by the coding sequence ATGGGCGGATTAGGAACACCAGAATTGATATTAATACTAGCAGCTATTGTATTATTGTTTGGCGGTAAAAAGCTCCCTGAAATGATGCGTGGTTTAGGGCGTGGCGTTAAAGAGTTTAACGAGGCTAAAGATGCCAATACCTCTTTTAAAGATTAA
- a CDS encoding PqqD family protein: MRLKKNIATSENGFIFNPATGDSFSSNAVAVEILTLMKGGSSPDEIKQTLLQKYDVEPAQVERDWEDWLLQLRDANLLEA, encoded by the coding sequence ATGAGACTAAAGAAAAATATTGCTACCAGCGAAAACGGATTTATTTTCAATCCGGCTACTGGCGATTCATTTTCCAGTAATGCGGTGGCGGTAGAAATATTGACTTTAATGAAGGGCGGCAGTTCACCGGATGAAATTAAACAGACTTTGCTGCAAAAATATGATGTAGAACCAGCCCAGGTGGAACGTGATTGGGAAGATTGGCTATTGCAACTGCGTGATGCCAACTTGCTGGAAGCTTAG